DNA from Cottoperca gobio chromosome 4, fCotGob3.1, whole genome shotgun sequence:
GATTTATCATTGAATCCAAATCTACATTCacccccccctgctctgctgatgttcttgtatgCGACTGCTACACGAACTCCCCCGCTCcactccacctcccagtaactacgtccagtcagactctctctactcagcaCCTGAAGATATTcagtgaatctgtctgtgtgatgagaATAAGACTGAGGTTGACTCATGAATGTCACTTTTCTGCCCCCCTCAGAtaataacagctgtgtgtgtgctgtgtttggatccagtgtgatgtcacgtgaatactttaagaatccagctctggtcttgggctctgctgacagtgaaacatccacttcagtcccagtctgtgagatgtttgtccacttctctctcagaacgtcctggagttcatctgtgacttgtgacacagccgctgtcacttcctcaaagtatctgagagggatgttgatgctggaggagagtgtagactcactgagtggggacagtgaggggtagttgtgtagaaactggttgtggtcctctgtgtgtgcgagctgcttcagatcagcgtctttcctcttcagctcagtgatctcctgctccagcttctcctgaagctctttgactcgactcacttcactttcctgctgcgatctgagctgctgcttcacatcagagcttcttttctgcatgagacggatcagctgagtgaacatcttctcactgtcctccactgctctgtcagcagaacgattgatgacctccacctcctgctgaagcagcttcacatctttctctccgtcctggattctcggctggatgtttagtcgactcccctcgagctctctctgcctctcagtcctttctgctgcagctgagactgtgtcgtggcctttatgttcgtccacagagcagagataacagatacactgctgatcagtacggcagaacatcttcatcacctcatcgtgacgagagcacatgttctcctggagcttctgggagggctccaccagcttgtgtttctttaatggagccACATCATAATGAGgctggaggtgtttctcacagtaagaggccacacactgcacacaggacttgaaggctttcagttttctcccagtgcagaaatcacatcccacatcttcaggtccagcatagcagtgatcagcaggagcagcttggagtccagtcttcttcagctcctccactacagctgctaacatggtgctcttcagcaggacaggcctcggtgtgaaggtctgcctgcactgagggcagctgtggcttctcttctcgtcctctccatcccagaagctttgaatacagttcttgcagtagctgtgtccacagggagtcgtcaccggatccttcagtagatccagacagatggaacaagAGAAGGTTTCGCGGTCcagctgaactcctttctgcgccatttctccttcactgccagcgactgtgtgagtctcacttcctgagaagtgTAGGGTATAAAGGTCCTCCACATGataggaagaggaggggggggggggggagagcagggtgtgacagatactgtgtgagtctcacttcctgagaagtgaAACTAGTTTGAGCTGCGATctcaaagcatgtgtgtgtgcagcgagtggagcctgtcagctgtgtgtgtgcagcgccaTGTTGGTTAGACCCATCCACACAGCTGTAGATCTGAAGGGGAGGGACCAGGAAGTGtatgagcaggggggggggggggggttataacAAGCTCCAccacattacaggaagaggaggggggtggggggagtagggtgtgacagatactgtgtgttcaacatgtttcacaaacacttcagtacaagtacaaatactacagtaatacttcagtacaagtacaaatactacagtaatacttcagtacaagtacaaatactacagtaatacttcagtacaaatactacagtaatacttcagtacaaatactacagtaatacttcagtacgagtacaaatactacagtaatacttcagtacaaatactacagtaatacttcagtacaaatactacagtaatacttcagtacaagtacaaatactacagtaatacttcagtacaagtacaaatactacagtaatacttcagtacaaatactacagtaatacttcagtacaaatactacagtaatacttcagtacaagtacaaatactacagtaatacttcagtacagtacacatactacagtaatacttcagtacaagtacaaatactacagtaatacttcagtacaagttcaaatactacagtaatatttcagtacaagtataaatactacagtaatacttcagtacagtacaaatactacagtaatacttcagtacagtacaaatactacagtaatacttcagtacaagtataaatactacagtaatacttcagtacagtataaatactacagtaatacttcagtacagtacaaatactacagtaatacttcagtacaagtacaaatactacagtaatacttcagtacaaatactacagtaatacttcagtacaagtacaaatactacagtgatacttcagtacaagtacaaatactacagtaatacttcagtacaagtacaaatactacagtgatacttcagtacaagtacaaatactacagtaatacttcagtacaagtacaaatactacagtgatactacagtaatacttcagtacaagtataaatactacagtaatacttcagtacagtacaactactacagtaatacttcagtacaagtacaaatactacagtaatacttcagtacaaatactacagtaatacttcagtacaaatactacagtaatacttcagtacaagtacaaatactacagtaatacttcagtacagtacacatactacagtaatacttcagtacaagtacaaatactacagtaatacttcagtacaagttcaaatactacagtaatatttcagtacaagtataaatactacagtaatacttcagtacagtacaaatactacagtaatacttcagtacagtacaaatactacagtaatacttcagtacaagtataaatactacagtaatacttcagtacagtataaatactacagtaatacttcagtacagtacaaatactacagtaatacttcagtacaagtacaaatactacagtaatacttcagtacaaatactacagtaatacttcagtacaagtacaaatactacagtgatacttcagtacaagtacaaatactacagtaatacttcagtacaagtacaaatactacagtaatacttcagtacaagtacaaatactacagtgatactacagtaatacttcagtacaagtataaatactacagtaatacttcagtacagtacaactactacagtaatacttcagtacaagtacaaatactacagtaatacttcagtacagtacaactactacagtaatacttcagtacagcagtacaaatactacagtaatacttcagtacaagtacaaatactacagtaatacttcagtacagtacaactactacagtaatacttcagtacaagtacaaatactacagtaatacttcagtacagtacaactactacagtaatacttcagtacagcagtacaactactacagtaatacttcagtacagtacaactactacagtaatacttcagtacaagtacaaatactacagtaatacttcagtacagtacaactactacagtaatacttcagtacagcagtacaactactacagtaatacttcagtacagtacaactactacagtaatacttcagtacaagtacaaatactacagtaatacttcagtacagtacaactactacagtaatacttcagtacagcagtacaactactacagtaatacttcagtacagcagtacaaatattacagtaatacttcagtacagtacaaatactacagtaatacttcagtacagcagtacaagtacacagtTAATATACTTCTCAGCACTCGATGATAtaaagctgtagaatacaagACTAAATATAAAGTACCAATCAGAGTACACAACAATATACCAAAGTACTACAACTCAGATACAAACGCAGGATCAGATTCTGTCGTCGAGTTTCACATCGAAGCTTTAATGTGAGGAATGAAGTTTCATGATATCAGTTccataatgtttatatttaaacatgaacacttgtaatataaactgtgttgatgtgagtcatgaagtggggaagcttcatgatatctgtcaGTAAAACAAACCCTATCCCTGCAGCGTCTCCCTGTAACTCGTGTTTCTGGACTCAAAGCTGCTCAGACGTCGTCTCTCGTTGATTATTATTGAAAATCAGCCAGCGTCGGTTGCCGTGGTGACTGAAGTGTTTTGGGTCATCTCAACATCTCAAACCATCTGATTCAAAGCTTCTCTTTGTTGCCGTCCGGCATCTGCATCACAAAACATCCTCTGCAGCCGGCAGCGTGCGCTCACTGCTCATGTCTGAATGCTTTTCATTTCCAGTGAGACCTAGAGGAGGAACACGACGGATGAAAGGCTCGCCTGTTTTCATCTTTTCCTttggtgtttatttatttattcactgaaTTTAACTTAATCTAAAAATACCTTAATTGgtaataacatgttttaaatcatttaaaaagtcttaaactGTTAAGACATGTAGGattttgttatttcttctttctgatattgcaatttaaaatccaaaaataataaaacatctatTTTTGAATAATTGACTGGATGTCTCTCGTATTAAAGTCGCACAGAGGAACTTATATTTAGtttagtatatttatatttaggatCCACTGGATATGTTACATAAATCATATTCTATGTGGTTATAAACATTTAGGAAGAATTGTCTCTAAACCAAagtaaacaatgttgtttttgtcatcttttAATTGTGTAATTAGTTCCTGATTGTCGTGTTTTAATGTCTGCAAGCGTGTTAAAAAACTCAGAAGAATAGATTTTTACTTTAATTCCAATTTAATTTTAggaaacatataaatataattcctgCTCTATGTTCAATAAGAAGATTGTTCCAGTAGTTTGAGGCTCAGACTGAGAAACCTACGTCTGTCGTCCTCTTATTGTGCATGTGCTGGTTCCCCTGAGAGAACAGACGTGTCGGGGGGAGCAGCAGGAGATGGCAGCACGCAGCACGCCGCCGTCAGCTGCAGCTCTCACTGTGAAACATGGAGGAGCGTCGATAACCTGCAGACAGGTTCATGTTGAAAAGTAGAGAAAGAGCAGCTTTATTCCCTTCTACACACACGTCTACCAGGGTCAgctgaaggacacacacacacacacacacacacacacacacacacacacacacacacacacactctctctcacacacatacacacacacacacactctctctctcacacacacacacacacacacacacaaacacacacacacacactaattatgTCTGATTATGCTGTTTAACTCAATTGCAGCCACTCCTCCACTTTTCTCTTCACATTTATTATTCCTGCACATTTGCCAGCAGGTTAGAAATACAGTCGAGCTGAAGAACTCTTtctaatcttattttatttatttattacatttttatttaatcagacGATCTCATTGATTAtaaaggaaataataataataataataataataataataataataataataataataataataataataataataaaagttctTGTTTTCTTAGACCACTGAGATAAAGTCATGTCTCCTCTTGATTGGTCCACAGCTGTTAACAGATGTGTCTGGTGTGATTCAGGGCGTCATGGGGAGCTTTAAGGGCCACGCGCTGCCCGGCAGCTTCTTCCTGGTGGCCGGGATCTGGTGGACGGGGGAAACACTCGCTGTGGCACGCCACCCGCAGGAACAAGAACATCGGCTCCACTCGGCTGGCCAGCAGAGCCTCGCAGCGCCGCCTGGAGGTCATCGAGAACTCTGTCGTGCTCTTCTTCTCCTTAGTTGGTCAGTTTCGTGCATCTTCCTAACGCTTCCTTAACATTTCACTTCGCCTGCTCAGTGGCGTGCACTCACCAGAGCACCAGCACACGAGGCTTTGCAGAATTCCCTCTTTAACTAAGGAGCTGTGATCCTCTGCAGGGATGCTGGCGGAGCAGTTTGCAGCCGGCGGGCCCAGACTGCAGCTGTACGACTTCACGGAGAAACACTGGCAGTACCTGATGAACTGGCAGCACGCCACCATGTacttcttcttcggcctggctGCCACCGTGTCTTTGGTTCTTCAGACCACCGAGGCGGCTCCTCTGGCGCTGGACCGGCTCATGCTGGCTGTTGCTTTCTTTAATGAAGGTGAGAAGATTTATTTAGTAGTACCCACACAGACAAATGTctcattataataattatattgtacagtattattaaagtgtttgtttcaTACAAACTGTCAGTTTAGATTATTTTGGTCAAGTTTACATTTGTACTTTACGCTGGACGTTAATCTATTTCAAACATTTATCTATTACTTTAAGTTAAAgatacatacaaaacatttacaagttaAAATACcccaaaaacaataaaaagatgtGTTCATATTAGTAACAAGGTTTTTATTATAAAGATAAGTACATAAGATTATAGGTTTCAGTCGTATCACTCAGTGCTTACACGCtttaatattttgatattaaatcaaattattaaacaataataacaatttttacaatattttttcATACTAACTCTTTTAGAAATACTGTTTCAATaagttttacattattttacgAGACTGTTTCATACAATGTTTTGGTCAAGTTTGCATTTCTACGAGCGGCAGACGCATCACATTTAGATAACTGTTTAAACTGCATATTCATAACACAATAAAACTATTGTTTTAggcatttatcttttatttacacTTGTCTGCTGCCTTGCTAACTACCTTTCACACACCCTCAATTGCAACACATggtgtatttaatgtatttcagATTAGCAGAGCTACAGCACgatgttttgtattattctgGTAACTGCAGTAATCTACAACAGCATATCCATGTCAGCATGAGACTGactcctgtgtctgtgtgtgcaggcttcctcttcttctaccaCCTCCATGGCCGGAGCATGCTCGACGTCCACATGCACCAGCTGCTGCTCTTCGCCGTCTTCGGTCAGGCTCTGGTTGCCTTCCTGGAGGTTTTCCACCGAGGGAACGTCCTCCTGGAGCTGCTGCGCTGCACGCTCACTCTGCTGCAGGGCAGCTGGTTCTGGCAGGTAAACATCAACGTGTGCATGAACAGCAgatgtttgttcatttattaaatatgtatttaacctttattgAGATTATTTCATCTCCTGGCCAGGACTCATACTTACACACAGTGATTGTACTAAAGTCCTGGACTTGAGTATTTCAATTTTACTTTCTACTTTCTCAAAGTATTTAaaagtgataaaaacagaataatgtaatattatataataatattacactTTAAAAGGAGCCATTCTGCAGGAtgaggacttttacttttgatattttaagtacatttggCTGAAAATACTTCTGAACGTTTCCTGAAGTAACTTCTggttttacttgtaacagagtatttttagtctttgctatttattttcacaaaacacaaagcagacaaAATGAAAACTAAAACTCAAGCAAAGGGAactcatatttcatatttcatattctaaaagagaaatagaaaaacatttacatctgaAGGAATCTTTTAGATTGAAAAGCTTTTAACGAGATTAATGAACTGAGTTTCACGTCATTCTGCATCTTATACGCCGCTGCATTACCTCttaacgtctccttacgtctccttacgtctccttacgtctcctaacgtctccttacgtctcctaacgtctcctaacgtctccatacgtctcctaacgtctccttacgtctcctaacgtctccttacgtctccatacgtctccttacgtctcctaacgtctccttacgtctcctaacgtctcctaacgtctccttacgtctccttacgtctccataACGTCTCCTAAGGTCTCCTTAcggtctcctaacgtctccttacgtctccataACGTCTCCTTAcggtctccttacgtctcctaacgtctccttacgtctcctaacgtctcctaacgtctccttacgtctcctaacgtctcctacgtctccatacgtctcctacgtatcctaacgtctcctaacgtctcctaacgtctccttacgtctccatacgtctccatacgtctcctaacgtctcctaacgtctccatacgtctccatacgtctcctacGTCTCCtgacgtctccatacgtctcctgacgtctccttacgtctcctgacgtctcctaacgtctccttacgtctcctaacgtctccttacgtctccatacgtctccttacgtctcctaacgtctcctaacgtctcctaacgtctcctaacgtatcctaacgtctccatacgtctcctacgtctccatacgtctccatacgtctcctaacgtctcctacgtctccatacgtctccatacgtctcctt
Protein-coding regions in this window:
- the LOC115007170 gene encoding tripartite motif-containing protein 16-like, which encodes MAQKGVQLDRETFSCSICLDLLKDPVTTPCGHSYCKNCIQSFWDGEDEKRSHSCPQCRQTFTPRPVLLKSTMLAAVVEELKKTGLQAAPADHCYAGPEDVGCDFCTGRKLKAFKSCVQCVASYCEKHLQPHYDVAPLKKHKLVEPSQKLQENMCSRHDEVMKMFCRTDQQCICYLCSVDEHKGHDTVSAAAERTERQRELEGSRLNIQPRIQDGEKDVKLLQQEVEVINRSADRAVEDSEKMFTQLIRLMQKRSSDVKQQLRSQQESEVSRVKELQEKLEQEITELKRKDADLKQLAHTEDHNQFLHNYPSLSPLSESTLSSSINIPLRYFEEVTAAVSQVTDELQDVLREKWTNISQTGTEVDVSLSAEPKTRAGFLKYSRDITLDPNTAHTQLLLSEGGRKVTFMSQPQSYSHHTDRFTEYLQVLSRESLTGRSYWEVEWSGGVRVAVAYKNISRAGGGECRFGFNDKSWMLYCDDDRYIFYHNIVQTPVSGPASSRLGVYLDHRAGVLSFYSVSDTMTLLHRVHHTFSQPLYAGVRLYSYGSTAEFCKLK
- the tmem45a gene encoding LOW QUALITY PROTEIN: transmembrane protein 45A (The sequence of the model RefSeq protein was modified relative to this genomic sequence to represent the inferred CDS: deleted 1 base in 1 codon), with the translated sequence MGSFKGHALPGSFFLVAGIWWTGKHSLWHATRRNKNIGSTRLASRASQRRLEVIENSVVLFFSLVGMLAEQFAAGGPRLQLYDFTEKHWQYLMNWQHATMYFFFGLAATVSLVLQTTEAAPLALDRLMLAVAFFNEGFLFFYHLHGRSMLDVHMHQLLLFAVFGQALVAFLEVFHRGNVLLELLRCTLTLLQGSWFWQIGFVLYPPRGPEWDLTDHNNMMFVTMCYSWHLAFAMLVVSTLYCTVSW